A region from the Chitinophaga sp. Cy-1792 genome encodes:
- a CDS encoding DUF6515 family protein: MNPNRILNLFIAAAVLFCSLNFSNASYAQLRRGNNERPAENRVEQRRNQGAQRNNGNIRNNNPNNENRPIQQNNTNRVGNGNTVNRNNNTINQNNNRVNNAHNNNVNINIDNSHDVNVVNNRNTVVRRNDLSYYHRPPYVYGGRRYYAVNPYFYHPFHPFTWGPVWHPWGFFIATLATTAIAVTVASKQYHYNQGVWYAPSSGGYTVVSAPVGGTVATLPTGYETVVVNNTTNYYYGGSYYEKAGTQYKVVAPPAGAVVTNLPQGGKEVKIGNQTYVQVGDTYYQPVQVSGKSKYEVVQVES; the protein is encoded by the coding sequence ATGAACCCAAATAGAATTTTAAACCTCTTTATCGCTGCTGCGGTACTGTTTTGCAGCCTCAACTTCTCTAATGCAAGTTATGCCCAGTTACGCCGCGGAAATAATGAACGCCCGGCAGAAAACCGTGTGGAGCAACGCCGGAACCAGGGGGCTCAACGGAATAATGGCAATATCAGGAATAACAACCCCAACAATGAAAACAGACCCATTCAGCAAAATAATACGAATCGTGTCGGAAATGGTAACACCGTCAATCGTAATAATAACACCATCAACCAGAATAATAACAGGGTCAACAATGCCCATAACAACAATGTCAATATCAATATCGACAACAGCCATGATGTGAATGTTGTCAATAACAGGAATACGGTTGTCCGCCGGAATGACCTGAGCTATTATCACCGCCCGCCATACGTTTACGGTGGCAGAAGGTACTATGCCGTGAATCCTTATTTCTATCATCCGTTTCACCCGTTTACATGGGGCCCGGTATGGCATCCATGGGGCTTTTTCATCGCCACATTAGCTACTACCGCTATCGCAGTTACTGTTGCCAGCAAACAATATCACTATAACCAGGGTGTCTGGTATGCGCCTTCCAGTGGAGGCTATACGGTGGTGTCGGCGCCTGTCGGCGGCACGGTAGCCACACTCCCTACCGGATATGAAACGGTAGTCGTCAATAATACTACCAACTATTACTATGGCGGCTCCTACTATGAAAAGGCGGGGACCCAGTATAAAGTGGTGGCGCCACCTGCCGGCGCTGTCGTTACCAATCTTCCTCAAGGCGGAAAAGAAGTGAAAATCGGTAATCAGACCTACGTACAGGTGGGCGATACCTATTATCAGCCGGTACAGGTAAGTGGAAAGTCTAAATATGAAGTGGTGCAGGTAGAATCCTGA
- a CDS encoding porin — protein MLKNSSGGKTGKLFCLTVFCLMSKHAAAQYILSDTTKKVSAVYGDKGFEFRTRDDKFLLQIQSRLQFRFATPEDQDPVTYDDYFGEHKTVLKINRARLKVGGHAFKPWLKYYWEYELSQSNLLNFTIMIEKWDWLKFQVGQFKVEYSRERRISSGEQQLADRSIINREFTVDRQQGAEIYGRLKGKGLADFNYYLGAFTGTGRGSTQNDDNHLMYFGRVQWNFTGRYLDFEGSDTEIHEHPAGVLAINGVTNQSPYTRFSQAGGGYLEGYENGKPGQYRVNQANVETAFMLKGFSWQSEVHVKEIIDKLNNNETNTLRGYYVQAGYFFHQAFTWWPAPLEVAYRNAGYFPNSEADQTKKRENTVAANWFFHGHKNKITAEGSFFNYDKTGGIPATEWRFRLQWDISL, from the coding sequence ATGTTGAAAAACTCCTCCGGTGGAAAAACCGGTAAACTCTTCTGTCTGACCGTATTTTGCCTGATGAGTAAACATGCTGCTGCACAGTATATTTTATCAGATACTACCAAAAAAGTCTCTGCAGTATATGGTGATAAAGGATTTGAATTCCGTACCAGGGATGATAAATTTCTGTTGCAGATACAAAGCCGCCTGCAGTTTCGCTTCGCTACGCCTGAAGACCAGGACCCCGTGACCTACGACGATTACTTCGGCGAGCATAAAACCGTCCTTAAAATCAACAGAGCCAGGTTGAAAGTTGGCGGACACGCCTTCAAGCCATGGCTGAAATACTATTGGGAGTATGAGCTGAGCCAGTCTAACCTGCTCAACTTTACTATCATGATAGAAAAGTGGGACTGGCTTAAATTCCAGGTAGGTCAGTTTAAAGTAGAATATAGCAGGGAGAGAAGGATCAGCAGCGGTGAACAGCAACTGGCCGACAGATCGATTATCAACAGGGAATTTACGGTAGACCGACAGCAGGGAGCGGAAATTTACGGCAGGCTAAAAGGTAAGGGCCTGGCCGATTTCAACTACTACCTGGGTGCTTTCACCGGTACCGGCCGTGGGTCTACACAGAATGATGATAATCACCTGATGTATTTTGGCCGTGTACAGTGGAACTTTACCGGCCGTTACCTGGATTTTGAAGGCAGCGATACCGAAATACATGAACATCCTGCTGGTGTGCTGGCGATCAATGGTGTTACCAACCAGAGCCCCTATACACGGTTCTCTCAGGCTGGCGGCGGGTACCTGGAAGGGTATGAAAATGGAAAACCCGGGCAATACCGCGTGAACCAGGCCAACGTTGAAACAGCGTTTATGCTCAAGGGTTTTAGCTGGCAGTCGGAAGTACATGTGAAGGAAATCATCGACAAATTAAATAACAACGAAACCAATACCTTACGCGGATATTATGTGCAGGCAGGCTACTTCTTCCATCAGGCTTTCACCTGGTGGCCGGCGCCGCTGGAAGTGGCCTACAGGAATGCAGGTTATTTCCCTAACAGCGAAGCAGACCAGACGAAGAAGAGAGAAAACACAGTGGCCGCCAACTGGTTTTTCCACGGACATAAAAACAAAATCACGGCCGAAGGCAGTTTCTTTAA
- a CDS encoding alpha/beta fold hydrolase, which yields MTTAQQQYFSTEDGVKIAWRFDGEENKPVLVLSNSIATDYHMWDVQIPEFTRHFRVLRFDTRGNGASDAPAGDYSMSRFAGDVIELLDHLHLEKVDFLGLSMGGFIGQYLAIHYPERINKLILANTSSYLGPSTGFNNNINALREGAPIEGFAKTFIGNWFPKDMMATQPEVVDEFYQMASSITPQGLAGSFAAVRDGDLRKTAGLIQHPTLIIAGKDDTVTLPEHSEQMAATIAKSQLVILPAVHLSNVERKEEFNKLVIDFLS from the coding sequence ATGACAACAGCACAACAACAATACTTCAGCACGGAAGACGGCGTAAAAATTGCCTGGCGTTTTGACGGAGAAGAAAACAAACCGGTTCTGGTATTATCCAACTCCATTGCTACAGATTATCATATGTGGGATGTACAGATCCCGGAATTCACCAGGCATTTCAGGGTACTGCGATTTGATACCAGGGGCAATGGCGCTTCAGATGCGCCGGCAGGAGATTATTCCATGAGCCGTTTTGCAGGAGATGTGATAGAATTACTAGATCACTTGCATCTTGAAAAGGTCGACTTCCTGGGCCTTTCCATGGGTGGTTTTATTGGTCAGTACCTGGCCATCCATTACCCTGAGCGCATCAATAAACTGATACTGGCCAATACATCTTCCTATCTTGGCCCATCCACAGGATTTAACAATAACATCAATGCACTGCGTGAAGGCGCTCCTATAGAAGGTTTTGCAAAAACATTTATCGGCAACTGGTTTCCTAAAGATATGATGGCAACACAACCGGAAGTGGTAGATGAATTTTATCAGATGGCCAGCTCAATTACCCCACAGGGGCTTGCAGGGTCATTTGCTGCGGTGAGGGATGGCGACCTTAGAAAAACAGCAGGACTAATACAACATCCTACTTTGATCATAGCGGGAAAAGATGATACGGTTACCCTTCCTGAACATAGTGAGCAGATGGCTGCTACCATTGCCAAATCACAACTGGTGATTTTACCGGCAGTTCATTTATCTAATGTGGAAAGAAAAGAGGAATTTAATAAGCTGGTCATAGATTTTCTTTCATAA
- a CDS encoding arylsulfatase, protein MKKRVIVWMLSAVGILTFEQAAAQKKEHPKKPNIIMIISDDTGWGDLGVYGGGVGRGMPTPNLDRMAKEGMQFWDFYGQPSCTPGRAAMITGRIPNRSGMTTVAFQGQGGGLPAPEWTLASVLKKANYKTYFSGKWHLGEADYAMPTAHGFDKMQNVVLYHLNAYTYAFPSWNPEMSPEMMAFFQKVTTGVLEGEAGGKAREVTKVTPENIGELDMMMTDNVLKQLDEYAKGSGPFFMCINFAKNHQPNLPSKQFTGKSPGKSKYSDCVVEMDYNVGRIMDEIRKLNIGENTFVIYTVDNGAWQDVHPDAGYTPFRGSKGTDREGGSRVPAIAWWPGQIQAGSDSHDIVGGLDLMATFASFAGIPLPTADREGKPMVFDSYDMSNVLFKEGKPLRDRWFYFTESELTPGAARVGRWKAVFNTRGDNGAQAGSDMPGQQLGWRGDERYVATVPAVYDLWADPQERYDIFMNSYTEKTWTISIFNKAIQDLMQTYIKYPPRPLQSEGYSGPMEINKFRTIQEAKKYMDAKGIKLPDELNK, encoded by the coding sequence ATGAAAAAAAGGGTAATTGTATGGATGCTTTCCGCTGTGGGCATCCTGACCTTTGAGCAAGCTGCTGCACAAAAAAAAGAGCATCCTAAAAAGCCAAACATCATTATGATTATCTCCGATGATACCGGCTGGGGCGACTTAGGCGTATATGGCGGCGGTGTCGGGCGAGGTATGCCAACACCCAACCTGGACCGTATGGCCAAAGAAGGAATGCAATTCTGGGACTTCTACGGGCAGCCCAGCTGTACCCCGGGAAGGGCCGCGATGATCACGGGCCGTATTCCTAACCGCAGCGGTATGACTACCGTAGCCTTCCAGGGCCAGGGCGGCGGGTTGCCAGCCCCTGAATGGACACTGGCCTCTGTTCTCAAAAAAGCGAATTATAAAACCTATTTCTCCGGAAAATGGCACCTCGGAGAAGCAGACTATGCAATGCCTACCGCCCATGGTTTCGATAAAATGCAAAACGTGGTATTGTATCACCTGAATGCATATACGTATGCCTTCCCTTCCTGGAACCCTGAAATGAGTCCGGAAATGATGGCGTTCTTCCAGAAAGTGACTACTGGAGTATTGGAAGGGGAAGCAGGCGGTAAAGCAAGGGAAGTTACCAAAGTAACACCCGAAAATATCGGTGAGCTGGATATGATGATGACAGATAATGTGCTGAAACAACTGGACGAATACGCCAAAGGCTCCGGGCCATTTTTTATGTGCATTAACTTCGCCAAAAATCACCAGCCCAATCTTCCTTCCAAACAATTTACAGGTAAATCTCCCGGTAAAAGCAAATACTCGGATTGCGTAGTGGAAATGGATTATAACGTAGGTAGAATCATGGATGAGATCCGTAAACTTAACATCGGTGAAAATACATTTGTCATCTACACGGTAGATAATGGTGCATGGCAGGATGTGCATCCAGATGCGGGTTATACACCATTCCGCGGTTCCAAAGGTACCGACAGGGAAGGTGGTAGCCGCGTACCAGCTATTGCATGGTGGCCGGGTCAGATACAGGCAGGCAGCGATAGTCACGATATCGTTGGTGGCCTCGATCTCATGGCTACATTCGCCAGCTTCGCCGGTATACCTTTACCTACTGCCGACAGAGAAGGCAAGCCAATGGTCTTCGACAGCTATGATATGTCCAATGTCTTATTCAAAGAAGGCAAACCATTGCGCGACCGCTGGTTTTACTTTACTGAATCTGAACTTACCCCCGGCGCTGCCCGTGTAGGAAGATGGAAAGCTGTTTTCAATACCCGTGGCGATAACGGCGCTCAGGCTGGTAGCGATATGCCGGGCCAGCAATTGGGATGGAGAGGCGATGAACGCTATGTAGCTACAGTTCCCGCTGTATATGATTTATGGGCTGACCCCCAGGAGAGATATGATATTTTTATGAACAGCTACACAGAAAAGACCTGGACAATTTCCATCTTCAATAAAGCTATCCAGGATCTAATGCAAACATATATCAAATATCCGCCAAGGCCATTACAGAGTGAAGGCTATTCCGGACCAATGGAAATCAATAAATTCCGCACTATACAAGAAGCTAAAAAATATATGGATGCCAAAGGCATCAAACTCCCTGATGAATTAAATAAATAA